A region of Candidatus Dependentiae bacterium DNA encodes the following proteins:
- the atpD gene encoding F0F1 ATP synthase subunit beta, which yields MLHQASDKHCSKEFIGKIVKITGTVIDVQFPQGKTPKINSELYIDIPAESGKKAHRARLEVSLQLGDDIVRCIAIENVQGISRSLPVYDTGAPISVPVGPQVLGRMFNVLGDTIDGLGPVKCEKRWSIHREAPAFIEQKIENEILETGIKVIDLMCPYIKGSKIGLFGGAGVGKTVLVTELIRNIAKEHHGVSVFAGIGERSREGNELWIEMKKSGVLDKTALVFAQMGELPGARLRVGMTGLTMAEYFRDVEKKDVLLFVDNIFRFVQAGAEISSLLERIPSAVGYQPTLASEMGMFQERVANTINGAITSVQAVYVPADDITDPAPATTFMHLDANTVLSRKLVELGLYPAVDPLASTSKGLSPHIVGEKHYNIARQVESILQRYKELQDIIAVLGIDELSDKDKVIVRRAKRIQKFLTQPMFTAEFTTGMPGKYIPLAQTLQDFEKLVNGECDAIPEQAFYMVGSLEEVYQKAKSL from the coding sequence ATGTTACATCAGGCGTCAGATAAACATTGCTCAAAAGAATTTATTGGTAAAATTGTAAAGATTACTGGAACTGTAATCGACGTGCAATTTCCACAAGGAAAAACCCCAAAAATTAATTCAGAGCTTTATATAGATATTCCTGCTGAATCTGGAAAAAAAGCTCATCGAGCTCGCTTAGAAGTTTCATTGCAACTTGGTGACGATATTGTTCGTTGCATAGCAATTGAAAACGTACAAGGAATTAGTCGCAGTCTTCCGGTTTATGACACTGGCGCGCCAATATCCGTTCCGGTCGGGCCACAAGTTCTTGGTAGAATGTTTAACGTTCTTGGTGATACTATCGATGGCCTTGGGCCAGTTAAATGTGAAAAACGCTGGTCAATTCACAGAGAAGCTCCTGCATTCATTGAACAAAAAATTGAAAACGAAATCTTAGAAACTGGAATTAAGGTTATCGACTTAATGTGTCCATACATCAAAGGTTCAAAAATTGGACTTTTTGGTGGAGCTGGAGTTGGCAAAACAGTTTTAGTAACAGAACTAATTAGAAATATTGCAAAAGAGCACCATGGAGTTTCTGTTTTTGCTGGCATTGGCGAACGAAGCCGCGAAGGCAACGAGCTGTGGATTGAAATGAAAAAATCAGGAGTACTTGATAAAACAGCTCTTGTTTTTGCCCAAATGGGAGAGCTTCCAGGAGCAAGACTTCGCGTTGGAATGACTGGTCTAACCATGGCAGAATACTTTAGAGATGTAGAAAAAAAAGACGTTTTACTTTTCGTTGATAATATTTTTAGATTTGTTCAAGCAGGTGCTGAAATCTCATCACTTCTTGAGCGAATCCCTTCTGCGGTTGGTTACCAGCCAACACTTGCTTCTGAAATGGGAATGTTTCAAGAGCGTGTAGCAAACACTATAAACGGTGCCATTACATCTGTTCAAGCCGTTTATGTTCCTGCTGATGATATTACTGATCCGGCGCCAGCTACAACATTTATGCACCTTGATGCAAACACCGTTCTATCTAGAAAGCTTGTAGAGCTTGGACTATATCCAGCAGTTGATCCACTTGCATCAACATCAAAAGGACTATCGCCACACATTGTTGGCGAAAAACATTATAATATCGCTCGCCAAGTAGAATCAATTTTACAACGATATAAAGAATTACAAGACATTATCGCCGTTCTTGGTATTGATGAGCTTTCAGATAAAGATAAAGTTATTGTTCGTCGCGCAAAGCGTATTCAAAAATTTTTAACACAACCAATGTTTACCGCAGAATTTACCACCGGAATGCCTGGAAAATACATACCGCTCGCTCAAACTCTTCAAGACTTTGAAAAACTTGTAAATGGTGAGTGCGATGCTATTCCAGAACAAGCTTTTTATATGGTTGGAAGCCTTGAAGAAGTTTACCAAAAGGCAAAAAGTTTATAA